One part of the Camelus dromedarius isolate mCamDro1 chromosome 33, mCamDro1.pat, whole genome shotgun sequence genome encodes these proteins:
- the CD8A gene encoding T-cell surface glycoprotein CD8 alpha chain translates to MASPVTALLLPLAWLLNTDTALGSHLFRMSPEKVQAHLGEQVKLDCEVLQPGQTSGCSWLYQKPEAASGPTFLAYISSSRSKMAEGLNTNYISAKKTRDSNFQLTLHRFREKDQGYYFCSVFINSVMHFSKLVQVFLPAKPTTTTVATPPPKRAPTNASLPVTPRPEACRPSAGSKDTSGMDFACDLYIWAPLAGTCAILLLSLVITVICNRRNRRRVCKCPRPVARQGGKPSPSERYI, encoded by the exons ATGGCCTCGCCCGTGACCGCCCTGCTGCTGCCGCTGGCCTGGCTGCTGA ATACCGACACCGCCCTCGGGTCTCACTTGTTCCGGATGTCGCCAGAGAAGGTGCAGGCTCACCTGGGCGAGCAGGTGAAGCTGGACTGCGAGGTGCTGCAGCCCGGCCAGACTTCGGGCTGCTCCTGGCTCTACCAGAAGCCCGAGGCCGCCTCCGGACCCACATTCCTGGCGTACATCTCCAGCAGCCGGTCCAAGATGGCCGAGGGGCTGAACACCAACTACATCTCCGCCAAGAAGACCAGGGACTCCAACTTCCAGCTCACGCTGCACCGCTTCCGCGAGAAGGACCAAGGCTACTATTTCTGCTCGGTCTTCATCAACTCGGTTATGCACTTCAGCAAACTCGTGCAAGTCTTCTTGCCAG CGAAGCCCACCACCACGACAGTGGCGACGCCGCCACCCAAGCGGGCGCCCACCAACGCGTCGCTGCCCGTGACTCCGCGCCCAGAAGCATGCCGGCCCTCGGCGGGCAGCAAAG ATACAAGTGGCATGGACTTCGCCTGTGATCTCTACATCTGGGCGCCCCTGGCTGGGACCTGCGCCATCCTCCTTCTGTCACTAGTCATCACCGTCATCTGCAACCGCA GGAACCGAAGACGTGTCTGCAAATGTCCCAG GCCGGTGGCCAGACAGGGAGGCAAGCCCAGCCCTTCAGAGAGATACATCTAA